In Salarias fasciatus chromosome 2, fSalaFa1.1, whole genome shotgun sequence, one genomic interval encodes:
- the LOC115403872 gene encoding putative protocadherin beta-18: MYSLVTKLPLDREKQSKYIITVVAKDAGQPSLSSEKTINVIVSDVNDNSPEFSLSPYTFYVTEGNNPGASVFSVTALDHDENDNAQISYLIARDGGEENKVTTFLNINSENGEIVALKSFDFETLKTFQFQVVATDSGTPSLSNNVTVNVFILDQNDNAPVILYPLSSNGSAEGVEEIPRNVNAGHLVTKVRAYDADIGYNGWLLFSLQEVTDHSLFGLDRYTGQIRTLRSFTETDEAEHKLVILVKDNGNVSLSATATVIVKLVEPKEAFAASDVKSAAKVEEEDNVTFYLMITLGAVSVLFLVSIIMLIAMQCSKSTDYTSKYLQETNYDGTLCHSIQYRSGDKRYMLVGPRMSIGSTIVPGSHANTLVLPDRRRASEEVRYIS, translated from the coding sequence ATGTATTCCCTAGTCACCAAATTGCCTCTGGACcgagaaaaacaatcaaaatataTAATTACAGTTGTTGCAAAAGATGCAGGTCAACCTTCACTGTCATCTGAAAAAACAATTAATGTTATAGTATCAGACGTGAATGACAACAGTCCAGAGTTTTCACTAAGTCCATACACCTTCTATGTCACAGAAGGCAACAATCCAGGagcatctgtgttttcagtgacagcTTTAGATCATGATGAGAATGACAATGCTCAAATATCTTACTTGATTGCCAGAGATGGAGGCGAAGAAAATAAAGTTACtacatttttaaacataaacTCTGAAAATGGAGAAATTGTGGCACTGAAAAGTTTCGACTTTGAAACCCTGAAAACTTTCCAGTTCCAAGTTGTGGCCACAGATTCTGGAACTCCGTCACTCAGCAACAACGTGACAGTCAACGTGTTCATTCTGGATCAGAACGACAACGCTCCAGTCATCCTGTATCCACTCAGCTCCaacggctctgctgaaggtgtggaggaAATTCCCCGCAACGTCAACGCAGGACACCTGGTGACTAAAGTCAGAGCCTATGACGCTGATATAGGATATAACGGCTGGCTGTTGTTCTCACTGCAGGAAGTTACTGACCACAGTCTGTTTGGTTTGGACCGCTACACAGGACAGATCAGGACACTTCGttcattcacagagacagacgaggcTGAACATAAGCTGGTCATCCTGGTCAAAGACAATGGGAATGTTTCACTGTCAGCAACAGCCACTGTGATTGTCAAACTTGTGGAGCCCAAAGAGGCCTTTGCAgcttctgatgtgaaaagtgcagcaaaagtggaggaggaggacaatgtTACATTTTACCTGATGATAACTCTGGGAGCTGTGTCTGTACTTTTTCTGGTCAGCATCATCATGCTGATTGCAATGCAGTGCTCCAAATCCACTGACTACACATCTAAATATCTACAAGAGACTAATTATGATGGAACACTGTGTCACAGCATCCAGTACAGATCTGGAGATAAACGATACATGTTGGTTGGACCCAGAATGAGTATTGGATCTACTATAGTTCCTGGCAGCCATGCAAATACTCTAGTGTTACCTGACAGGAGACGTGCTTCTGAAGAGGTAAGATATATCAGTTAA